The following nucleotide sequence is from Leptotrichia trevisanii DSM 22070.
TGTTGAATGGGGAGAAAATGTTTTTTGGAAGTTTGAGATTTTTGATGGAGGAGTTTGATAGCTTTGGTAAAAAAGAGAAAAGAAGAATTAAAGAAATTTTGAATTTGGAAAATGACAATTATGAGAATAATGTGATTTTACAGTCTAAAAATATTACTAAATTTGAGAAAGATTATATTTTTCTGCACTTAATAAAAGATAAAACAAAATTTCAGAAAATAGAAGAACTTTATAGAAATAATGAGAAATCTGAAAGAAATAAGGCAGTTGAAATTTTTGTAGAAAATTATTTCAATGTGAAAAAATGGGGAATATTTGGGTTTTTTATATTTTGGAACATTTATCCTAAAGGCTACAAGAACGGGAAATTACATCATTTACTGTTTTTCTTAAAAAATAACGTACCTTTTAAGAGAATTGCCTATCATTATGAAAAAATAAAGGAAATGCTTCATCGGATGGAAATTTTTCAGGATGATGAGATACAAAATCAGGAAACTGGATTGTTTGGAATTGTATTTATTCTTAGTAGTTTAATGGTAGTTTTTATATGGATTTTTAGCCTGCCTGTAATAACGGATATGATGCCTGCTGAATATGAAGATGTTTTGACGACTTTTGGAATAGTGAAAACTTTTTCAATTATGCTGGCAGTTGCTAGAAGTTATTATGATATTATGCTTGCAAAACGTGGAAACAGCATAAATATAGCGAGCATGCTTTATATTCAGATTCTGCTGCTAGGGATCTACCTTTTTAAAATTTATTTAAAATATGAAATAATTGATTTTACACTAAATGGAACACTCGTATTCTTGTTTGCAAAATTACTGATTGTAAATAGAATAAAATACAACAGGATAAGAAATTATGCAAAAGATATATTGGATAGTGTTTCTTTTGATATTTTATAAAAAACTTAAAAAATTTACTGTTGAAGGAGAATAAAAATGGGAAGAATGATTGGAATTGATTTGGGGACAACGAATAGTTTGGCGACATATATTGATGATAATGGGGAAATACAGTTTGTAAAAAATGAATATGGGAATATTTTGATTCCGTCTGTTGTGGGAATTGATGAAAATGATGGAATAATAGTAGGAGAACTGGCGAAGGAAAGAAGAATGATGAACGCTGGGGAAACTGCGAGCAATTTTAAAAGAAGGATGGGAACGGAAGCAAAAATCAAAATTAAAAATAAAACTTTTGATGCACAAATGCTTTCTTCATTTGTACTGAAACATTTAAAGGAAAATGCTGAAAAGCAGCTGAATGAGAAGATAGACAGGGCAATAATAAGCGTGCCTGCATATTTTAATGATAAACAGAGAAAAGATACTAAAATAGCGGCAGAACTGGCAGGACTTACAGTAGAAAGGCTTATAAATGAGCCAACAGCTGCGGCATTGTCGCTTGGAAGCCATATTTTAGATCAGAATCTGAAATTTATAGTGCTTGACTTGGGTGGAGGGACATTTGATGTTACTTTGCTTGAAACATTTGAGGATATTATGGAAGTAATTTCGATAAGTGGGGATACGATGCTTGGTGGAGAGGATTTTACTACAAAAATATGTGAAATTTTCTTGAAAAATATAGGATTATCAATATCTGACTTGAGCCGTGATGAAAGAACAAAATTGTACACAAAGGCAGATAGGGCAAAAAAACTGATAAGTTTGAAAGATGTGGAAATTGAACTGGAAATTAAAGGAAAAGATTATAAAGCAGAAATTACGCAGGCAGATTTCAGAGCAGTTGTAAAACCATTGCTTGTAAAAATAAAAGTTGCAATTGACAAGGCTTTGCAGGATGGAAATACGGATGCAAGAGAAATTGAGAAAGTTGTACTAGTCGGTGGGGCGGTAAAATTGGGAATTGTGGAAGAATTTGTGGAAAAGTATTTTAATAAAATGCGTGGAGAAAAAACTTATTTTGACAATACTGATTTTATTGAAGGTAACAAACTTGTGTCAATAGCTCAAAATCCTGATACTGTCGTAGCTTACGGCGTTGGTGTAACTGTGGGAATGAAGGAGAGAAACAAGGCGTTTAAGGAAAGAATTTTGACAGATGTGTGTCCATTTACACTCGGAATTGAAGTAATTGGACAGAGATTTGCACCGATTATTCCAAGAAATACAACCGTTCCGACAAGCAAGTCGGAGTATTTTTCAACAGTAGAAGACAATCAGACAATAATAAGAATCGCAATTTATCAAGGGGAAAGCTTGAATATAAATGATAACCTATTTTTGGGAGAATTTGAAATAAATGTGCCAAGAAATAATGCAGGAAATGAAAAAGTGAACGTAAGATTTACTTACGATATAAATGGGATCTTAGAAGCAGAAGCAACTGCAATGAGTACGGGAGAAAAGAGAAATAAATTAATTATAAACGGCGATTTATCCGAAGAAGAAAAAAATGAAAGAATAAAAACGTTGGAAGAAATAAAAATCCAGTCAGAAAATCAAAACAAAGATAAATTGCTGATTGAAAGGGCAAACCGAATTTATGCCGAAATAGTAAATACAGAAATTAGAAACTACATTTCAGAATATTTGGAAAATTATCAGATGATTGTAAGAACCGGCGATAGAATCCGTATTCAAAAAGTAAAAAAAGAATTTTCAGCTTTTCTTGGTAAAATAGATCCAGAACTGAACGACTTGAGTGTTGATGATATTTTGAGAGATATTGATGAAAAGGAAGAAGATGGGGCTGTGGAAGAGGAAGATGAATTGGAGTTTTGGAATTAGAAAAATAAATTTTAAAATATTGTGTTTATTGAGATTTGTGGACTTTTATAAATAACTAGCGTAACTTTTTATAAGGAGAAAATAATTATGAAAATAAAAAAATTGTTGAAAATATTTGGGTTGTTAATTTTGGCAGGAAATATTGTGAATGCAGAATACATAAAAAGAAATGGAGAAATTTATTATCGGGACTGGAGTGAAGAAAAGACAAGAATATTAAAAAATATAGATAAAAAATCATTTGAAATATTGGAAAATGATTTTGCAAAAGATAAGAATAATATTTATTATCAAGGGGAAAAGATTGAAAAAATAGATCCTAAAAGTGCTAAAATATTTGGAAGCCATTTTGTGAAGGATGAGAAAATTGTTTTTGATGCTTATGAAAAAAAGGAATTGAAAGATGTGGATACAAAAACGCTTAAATCGGTTGGAGATTATTATTTTAAAGATAAGAACAATGCTTATTTTGATATGAAAAAAATTGATGAAAAAGTTGATTTAGAGACGTTTGTTTATTTGGACTATTTTTATGCGAAAGATAAGAATAATCTGTATTTTTATGGACAAAAAGTGAAGGGTGTAAGTCCGAATAATTTTAATTTTTTGACTTTGTTAAGCAGTGTTCCTGATAACATAATTAAAAGCAGGAATGATTTTTATCTTGTTTATGAAAATGATTTGAATGAAAAAATATATGCGAAAAAAATGGATTTCCCGATTGACAGGGATACTTTTAAAAGTTTTTCCATGAGAGTTTATAAAGATAAAAATAATTTTTATTATTACGATGAAACTGATGACATAAAAAAAGGAAAAACGCTTATTAAATTTAAAAATGAAGCTGATATAAAAACACTTAAATTTTTGAAGGAAAAAAATGGCGAAAAAAGTAATGAATATATAAAAGATGAAAAGAATGTCTATTATGTGGATGAAGAAAATTTAGAAATAAAAAAGATAGAAAATGCTGATTACAAAACCTTTCAAGTTATTGAATACTTATATGCAAAGGATAAAAACAATGTTTATTATAAAGGGAAAAAGTTAAATAATATTAATCCAAACCATTTTAAAATTGTAGACAATGAAATAAAATATAATAATGAATTTTATAAAATTGATGACAATATGAATCTTATAAAAATAGAAAGAGAATAAAAAGTTGAAAAGTTAAAAAGGTATTTTATTTACTAAAAATTAAAGATTATAAAAAAAGGAGTAAGTGCATGAAAAGAAAAAATTTATTAAAAATATTAATTTTATTTATCCTAGCAGGAAGCATTGCAAATGCGGAATATTTAAAGGAAAATGGTGAAATTTATTATAAAATGCCATATTATGAGATTAAGTCGAAAGTAAAAGATGTAGATATTGAAAGTTTTGAACCTTTAAAGGAAGATAGAGAGCTTATTGGTGATTATTATGCAAAAGATAATAAATATGTTTATTTTTATGGTAAGAAACTTAAAGATGTTTTGCCCGAAGGATTTGAAACAGTAAAAGAAAATTATGTAAAAGATAGTAAAAATGTATATAAAATTGAAGCTGAGATTACAGATAGTATACCAATATCTTCGGATAATAAAATAAATACAAAAAAAATATCTTTAGATGGACTTGATGTTAAAACTTTTAGAGCTTTAGAAAATAGCAAAGATGTTACGAGCATAGATTATTTTGTTGATAAAAATAATATTTACTATGCCTATGAGGATTTGGAAAAAATACAAGGAGCAGATAAAAATTCTTTTGAGGTTTTGGGTAATTATATCGCAAAAGATAAAAATAATGTTTATTATAACGGTAAAAAGATGGAAAATGTGGATTCTAAGAGTTTTAAAAATTTTGGTAATTTTATAGGAAAAGATAAAAATAGAGTTTTTTACATTACAGGAAATGAGGATATTAAAGATGCTGATGCGGAAAGTTTTGAGATAATGGGAGATACTCGTTATTTTAGAGATAAAAATAATATTTTTGTTATTAAATACAGTAATGATTTTCCTGATGGAGAAGGTTTTATAAAATTACCAAATATTGATAGGAACAGCTTTATTACTTTGAGCGAGGAATTTGGAAAAGATAAAAATGGAATTTATTATATTGGTGAAAAAATAAACGGAATTAATCCGAATAATGTTAGAGTTATTGAAGAAATGGGACAGGACAATTATATTCTTCAAAGCGGAAATAATTACTATTTGACATTTAATAGCAATAAAGATTTGTATGACAGGAAAAACGATAAAATTGAAGTGAAAAAAATAAATAATTTGAACATTGATTTTAGTACATTTAAGTATTTTGGAATTTTTAACTATTATAAAGATAAAAACAGTTTTTATTATCATTCAGATAATGATTTTAAAAAAATCAAAAGCGGAATTGATGTTGGAAGTGCTGATAAAGTGCTTGAATTGAATGATTTTGTAAAAGATAAAAATAATCTTTATTATTTTTCTAATGGAAAAATTAATAAAATAAATTTGAATATTGATGTAAATAGTTTAGTATTTTTGGATAATAACAGTTCTTCTTACAGCAGTTATATAAAAGACAGAAATAACGTGTATTTTGTAGATAATGAAAATGGGAAAGTGAAAATAGTAAAAAATGCTGATAAAAATACATTTCAAATTGTAAATGGAAATTATGGGATAGACAGGAAAAATGTTTATTATAATGGAGAAAAGCTAAATTCTGTTGGTATTGAAGGACTTAAAATTTTTGACGATAATTACTTGAAGGATAATAAAAATGTCTATGAGATTTATACGACAGATGATGAAAAGATAAAAATAAGAGCAATAAAAAATTTGAATATTGATGTGGCAAGTTTTGAAAATATTTTAAAAGGGACATTTTATAAAGATAAAAATTCAGTTTATTACATTGATACGACTGGGGATAAACAAGAATTAAAAAAATTGGAAGGAGCAGATGCTGATACATTTGAGCCAGGAATTTTTTCAAAAGATAAAAATAGCGTGTATGTTGATAAACAGAAGTTAAAAGGGATTAGTCCGAAAGGATTTGAAATATTAGACAATGATCTAAATTTTATAAAAGATTATAAAAATGTATTTTATTTGGATAGAGCAGAGGATGGTATAACTTTCATACCAACAGTGCAAAATACAGAAGGAGTGGATGTTGCAACTTTGGAATCTGTTGGAAAATCTGTTTTTAAAGATTATTTCAAGGATAAAAATAATGTTTATATTGTAGCAAATGAAAGAGAATTTATATCAGCTGACTCTATCAATACAAAATTAAATTTTTATAAATTAATTGGTGCAAATCCTAAGACTTTTGAATTGATTGACAATTTTGGAAAAGATGACAAGAATGTATATTTTCTTGATAAAAAGTTAAAAGGAATTGATGCTAAAACTTTTGAAGAAATAAGTTTTAATATTGTAAAGGATAAGAATGGTTTACATATTTTGTTAAATTCTGATGATTCTGGAATAAAGACACGAAATTTGAAAATAAGTGGACTTGATTTGAAAACGTTTAAAAAATTGGAGAATGGTTACTATAAAGATAAAAATAATATTTATTATGATTTGGATAATAACCTTTCTACAATAAAAAATGCTGATTTGGCGACATTTGAAGTTTTAAATTCACCTTACAGCAGTTCTATTTATTTTGCAAAGGACAAGAATAATGTTTATTATCAAAATAAAAAAATAGATGGGCTTGTCGCTGACGGTTTTGAACAAATACAAAGCAATTTTATAAAAGATAGGAATGGAATTTATAAATTTGAGGAAGATGAAAATGAAAAAAGTTTAAAAATAACTCCAATTAATGCAAAAATCGATTTTGAAAATCTTAAGGAATTAGATTGGAAATATTTTGGCGATGATAAAAATATTTATTATTTTGACGAAAGTGATTTCAAAAAATTAGATAAAGCAGATATAAATTCATTTGAACGAATAGATTCTACTGGCTTTTTTAAAGATAAAAACAATGTTTATTACGAGGGAGAAAAAGTAGAAGGAATAGATATGAACAGTATCAAAGTAATATCTGGAATGTGGATAAAAGATAAAAATAACGTCTTTTATGAAGGGAAAAAATTAAAAGGAATCAGCTCTGATAATTTTAGTTATTTTGATGGCGGATTATCGTATGATAAAATTTTAGTTGATAAAAACGGAATTTATAAATTTATTGAAACTGAAGATAACAAAAAAACAATAGAAGTAACTCGACTGGATAGTAAAGACATTGATTTAGAAACTCTTGAAAGAATTACTTCTCCAATCGACAGTTCCAATTATTTCAAAGATAAGAATGGCGTTTATTTTATAGATGGAAATAAATTTGTAAAAATAAATGGAGCGGATAAAGATAGTTTTAGAGTAACAATGAGAGGAAAATATGGGAAAGATAAAAATAACGTTTATTTCGAAGGGAAGAAAATGGAAGGGAAAAATCCAGTTGACTTTGAGAAGGAAATGGAGATTAAATAATAGAAATTATTTTGTTTGAATTGTTAATAAATCAAAAATTTGAGAATAAAAAAGGAGAATTGTTGTGAACATTAAAGGACATTTATTAAAAATTCTACTTTTGTTTGTTTTGGTGGGGAGTATTGTGAATGCAGATATTCGTGTGATGCCTTTTTATGAAATTCATGGAAATAGTGTGTACTATAGAACAGAAAATGGATTAGAAAAGTTGCAAAATGCAGATGCGAAAACTTTTGAGATTTTGGGTTATCATATTGCAAAAGATAAAAATTCTGTTTATTATTGGGATGAAAAATTAAGTAAAATAGATCCAAAAACTTTTGAAGTAGTTGAAGGATATTATATTACAATTTTTAAGGATAAAAATGGTATTTATACTTTTGGAAAAAATTATGATAAATTAAAAATTATAAATTTTAAAGAAAATGGGATTGATATAGATTTTAATGATTTTAAAGTAATTTCAAGTGAAGATCCAACTATTTATAAAAATAAAAATGATATTTATTTCCAAAAAGGCGGGAAAATTTTACAAATAAAAAATGTGGATGCAAAAATTTTTGAAAAAATAAATGGACGTAACTATCTTGATAATAAATATTATCGGGATAAAAACAATGTTTACTATTTTTCTGAAGATAAAATGTTGAAACTAGAAAATGCAGATAGAAACAGTGTTAATGAATTAAGTGAAAATATTTTAAAAGATAAAAATTATGTCTATTTTGAAAATCAACAAATAAAAGGTTTAGATGTTAACAGCTTTAAAGTTATTTATGAAAATAGAATATCAGAACCTGAAAATTTGATAAAGGATAAAAATGGTGTCTATTATATTGATGAAGATAAAAAAACTTTAATAAAATTTAGGAATGATGAGATAGATATAGAAGGTTTTGGAATAGCAAATAAAATGTTGGATGATTATTTTAAGGATAAAAATAATGTATATTATTTAGAGAATTATAAACTTCATGAATTAGATGATTTGGATATTAAAACTTATCAAAATATTTCTATGACAAGATATAAAAAAGATAAGAATAATTTGTATTATAAATGGAAAAAAGTGAAGGGTGTTAATCCTGACGATATTGAAATAATTGAAAATAATTTTATAAAAATAAAAAATACATTATATAAAATTTCTAATTTTGGAGGAAAAGAAGCTGAAATAGAACCTTTATCAGTTGATACAAATACTTTTGAAGAAATTGAAAATAATTATTATAGAGACAATAATAATGTTTATTTCTATAAAGATGGAAATTTGCAAAAATTAAAAGATGCGAATGTTAAAAATTTTAAAATGTTGAAAGAAAGTTCTGATTTTGGAAAAGATCAGAGTACCATTTATTACAAAGGGTATAAATTAGAGCAAGTAGATAAAAATAGTTTTGAAATATTAGACGAAGCATACGATGGTTCTATAATAAAAGATAAAAACGGGATTTATATTTTAACTGAAAAAAGTAATGAAATAAAAATTAATAAAATTTCAGAAAATCAAAATAATATTGATTTTAATAGTTTTATAGAAATTACGAATAACCCGTATATTTTTAAAGATAAAAATTCTGTTTATACTTTGAATACAGATGATGATAAAACAGTTACGGTTTTTAGTTTTGAAAAAAATGATTATAAACTAAATAAATTAAATAATATAAATCCTAAAAAATTTGATATGATGGAACTTAATTATTTTAAAGATGATAAAAATATTTTCTATTTTTCAGATAAAGAAAAAATGATGAAGAAAATTAAAAATGCTGATATTGAAAGTTTTGAAATAATGAATGATGATTATGCAAAAGATAAGAATGGTGAATATTATCGTGGAGAAAAGATTAGAGAAAATAGAGGAATTAAATAGGGTAAATTTCAAAAAAATGATATAATAAAAACAGGAATTGAAAAGAAAAAAGGATAATATGCAGAGCAAGAAATTACTATGTCTTAAAGAAATAATTGAAAAAAGAAAGGGGCAAATTTAATATGGACATTAAGATTAAAGCAAAACTGCCAATTGGAATATCTGATTTCAAAAAAATTATCAAAAATGACTATTATTATTTTGATAAGACCAATCTAATTGAAAATATTTTAAATGATGGTTCTGAAGTAAAACTATTTACTCGTCCTAGAAGATTTGGAAAAACATTGAATATGTCGATGCTTAAATACTTTTTTGATGTTAAGAATAAAGATGAGAACAGGAAACTGTTTGAAGGGTTGAATATTTCTAAAAGTGAGTATTTTGACATGCAGGGGAATTTTCCTGTGATTTCGATTTCGTTTAAGAAGTATCAGGAAAAAGATTGGAAAAATGGATTTGATATGATCAAAGATATTATTTCTGGCTTGTATGATGAATTTGAGTTTGTGAAGAAAAAACTTAGTACAAGAAAAAAGAAAAAATTTGATTCGATATTGATGGAGGAGGCTAATCTTGCTAATTGGAAAAATTCGTTGGCGGATCTTTCAAATTATTTATATAATTTTTATGGAAAAAAAGTGATTGTTTTAATAGATGAATATGATCAACCAATAATAAATTCCTATATCGAGGGATATTACGATGAAACTATTGATTTTTTCAAAAGTTTTTATGGAGCTGTTTTAAAAGATAACGAATATCTTGAAATGGGAGTTATGACTGGAATCTTAAGGGTTGCAAAGGAAAATATTTTTTCT
It contains:
- a CDS encoding DnaJ domain-containing protein, with the protein product MEFGEAFKILEIEPTDDKKKIKVAYSKMLKKYHPEDFPEMFMKINGAYEKALEYGGEDFQEEFFGNEEEFEEYEGFSNEYNIEITNDEDEEFSNIFSGELEKVEKNVDNWIEAFGKLLNGEKMFFGSLRFLMEEFDSFGKKEKRRIKEILNLENDNYENNVILQSKNITKFEKDYIFLHLIKDKTKFQKIEELYRNNEKSERNKAVEIFVENYFNVKKWGIFGFFIFWNIYPKGYKNGKLHHLLFFLKNNVPFKRIAYHYEKIKEMLHRMEIFQDDEIQNQETGLFGIVFILSSLMVVFIWIFSLPVITDMMPAEYEDVLTTFGIVKTFSIMLAVARSYYDIMLAKRGNSINIASMLYIQILLLGIYLFKIYLKYEIIDFTLNGTLVFLFAKLLIVNRIKYNRIRNYAKDILDSVSFDIL
- a CDS encoding DKNYY domain-containing protein, with the protein product MKRKNLLKILILFILAGSIANAEYLKENGEIYYKMPYYEIKSKVKDVDIESFEPLKEDRELIGDYYAKDNKYVYFYGKKLKDVLPEGFETVKENYVKDSKNVYKIEAEITDSIPISSDNKINTKKISLDGLDVKTFRALENSKDVTSIDYFVDKNNIYYAYEDLEKIQGADKNSFEVLGNYIAKDKNNVYYNGKKMENVDSKSFKNFGNFIGKDKNRVFYITGNEDIKDADAESFEIMGDTRYFRDKNNIFVIKYSNDFPDGEGFIKLPNIDRNSFITLSEEFGKDKNGIYYIGEKINGINPNNVRVIEEMGQDNYILQSGNNYYLTFNSNKDLYDRKNDKIEVKKINNLNIDFSTFKYFGIFNYYKDKNSFYYHSDNDFKKIKSGIDVGSADKVLELNDFVKDKNNLYYFSNGKINKINLNIDVNSLVFLDNNSSSYSSYIKDRNNVYFVDNENGKVKIVKNADKNTFQIVNGNYGIDRKNVYYNGEKLNSVGIEGLKIFDDNYLKDNKNVYEIYTTDDEKIKIRAIKNLNIDVASFENILKGTFYKDKNSVYYIDTTGDKQELKKLEGADADTFEPGIFSKDKNSVYVDKQKLKGISPKGFEILDNDLNFIKDYKNVFYLDRAEDGITFIPTVQNTEGVDVATLESVGKSVFKDYFKDKNNVYIVANEREFISADSINTKLNFYKLIGANPKTFELIDNFGKDDKNVYFLDKKLKGIDAKTFEEISFNIVKDKNGLHILLNSDDSGIKTRNLKISGLDLKTFKKLENGYYKDKNNIYYDLDNNLSTIKNADLATFEVLNSPYSSSIYFAKDKNNVYYQNKKIDGLVADGFEQIQSNFIKDRNGIYKFEEDENEKSLKITPINAKIDFENLKELDWKYFGDDKNIYYFDESDFKKLDKADINSFERIDSTGFFKDKNNVYYEGEKVEGIDMNSIKVISGMWIKDKNNVFYEGKKLKGISSDNFSYFDGGLSYDKILVDKNGIYKFIETEDNKKTIEVTRLDSKDIDLETLERITSPIDSSNYFKDKNGVYFIDGNKFVKINGADKDSFRVTMRGKYGKDKNNVYFEGKKMEGKNPVDFEKEMEIK
- a CDS encoding Hsp70 family protein; translation: MGRMIGIDLGTTNSLATYIDDNGEIQFVKNEYGNILIPSVVGIDENDGIIVGELAKERRMMNAGETASNFKRRMGTEAKIKIKNKTFDAQMLSSFVLKHLKENAEKQLNEKIDRAIISVPAYFNDKQRKDTKIAAELAGLTVERLINEPTAAALSLGSHILDQNLKFIVLDLGGGTFDVTLLETFEDIMEVISISGDTMLGGEDFTTKICEIFLKNIGLSISDLSRDERTKLYTKADRAKKLISLKDVEIELEIKGKDYKAEITQADFRAVVKPLLVKIKVAIDKALQDGNTDAREIEKVVLVGGAVKLGIVEEFVEKYFNKMRGEKTYFDNTDFIEGNKLVSIAQNPDTVVAYGVGVTVGMKERNKAFKERILTDVCPFTLGIEVIGQRFAPIIPRNTTVPTSKSEYFSTVEDNQTIIRIAIYQGESLNINDNLFLGEFEINVPRNNAGNEKVNVRFTYDINGILEAEATAMSTGEKRNKLIINGDLSEEEKNERIKTLEEIKIQSENQNKDKLLIERANRIYAEIVNTEIRNYISEYLENYQMIVRTGDRIRIQKVKKEFSAFLGKIDPELNDLSVDDILRDIDEKEEDGAVEEEDELEFWN
- a CDS encoding DKNYY domain-containing protein, whose amino-acid sequence is MKIKKLLKIFGLLILAGNIVNAEYIKRNGEIYYRDWSEEKTRILKNIDKKSFEILENDFAKDKNNIYYQGEKIEKIDPKSAKIFGSHFVKDEKIVFDAYEKKELKDVDTKTLKSVGDYYFKDKNNAYFDMKKIDEKVDLETFVYLDYFYAKDKNNLYFYGQKVKGVSPNNFNFLTLLSSVPDNIIKSRNDFYLVYENDLNEKIYAKKMDFPIDRDTFKSFSMRVYKDKNNFYYYDETDDIKKGKTLIKFKNEADIKTLKFLKEKNGEKSNEYIKDEKNVYYVDEENLEIKKIENADYKTFQVIEYLYAKDKNNVYYKGKKLNNINPNHFKIVDNEIKYNNEFYKIDDNMNLIKIERE
- a CDS encoding DKNYY domain-containing protein, which gives rise to MNIKGHLLKILLLFVLVGSIVNADIRVMPFYEIHGNSVYYRTENGLEKLQNADAKTFEILGYHIAKDKNSVYYWDEKLSKIDPKTFEVVEGYYITIFKDKNGIYTFGKNYDKLKIINFKENGIDIDFNDFKVISSEDPTIYKNKNDIYFQKGGKILQIKNVDAKIFEKINGRNYLDNKYYRDKNNVYYFSEDKMLKLENADRNSVNELSENILKDKNYVYFENQQIKGLDVNSFKVIYENRISEPENLIKDKNGVYYIDEDKKTLIKFRNDEIDIEGFGIANKMLDDYFKDKNNVYYLENYKLHELDDLDIKTYQNISMTRYKKDKNNLYYKWKKVKGVNPDDIEIIENNFIKIKNTLYKISNFGGKEAEIEPLSVDTNTFEEIENNYYRDNNNVYFYKDGNLQKLKDANVKNFKMLKESSDFGKDQSTIYYKGYKLEQVDKNSFEILDEAYDGSIIKDKNGIYILTEKSNEIKINKISENQNNIDFNSFIEITNNPYIFKDKNSVYTLNTDDDKTVTVFSFEKNDYKLNKLNNINPKKFDMMELNYFKDDKNIFYFSDKEKMMKKIKNADIESFEIMNDDYAKDKNGEYYRGEKIRENRGIK